One Silene latifolia isolate original U9 population chromosome 4, ASM4854445v1, whole genome shotgun sequence DNA segment encodes these proteins:
- the LOC141653156 gene encoding uncharacterized protein LOC141653156 has translation MSHIATNRRRLAAPEPEIITKPTVKRQINPSTTTKTSTVYNLTNHFSRLNPNPQSQKSLNYPPSQKLIDVHSQAKSLSKSAMLEPSNHGLTHKVVKKGKRVVLESGKEVKRVDKIGKNHEEGSKKELQVVKIRKPPKEVVVVRSCGVGNSKSLSDAQVELNNFLLTNSAKLVAADMPPFIQIHAVGFARKIKDSLEKFSSKNLALSLKKEFDGVYGPAWHCIVGSSFGSFVTHSVGGFLYFSLDQKLFILLFKTNVQRAD, from the exons ATGTCTCACATAGCCACCAACAGGCGCAGGTTAGCAGCTCCAGAACCAGAAATCATAACAAAACCCACTGTGAAAAGACAAATAAACCCTTCAACAACCACCAAAACCTCCACAGTATACAACCTCACCAACCACTTCTCAAGGCTAAACCCTAACCCACAATCTCAAAAATCCCTAAACTACCCTCCTTCCCAAAAACTCATAGATGTCCATTCACAAGCTAAGTCCCTTTCCAAATCAGCTATGTTAGAGCCCTCAAATCATGGTTTAACTCATAAAGTAGTGAAGAAAGGGAAAAGGGTAGTTTTGGAAAGTGGAAAAGAGGTTAAGAGAGTTGATAAAATAGGTAAAAATCATGAAGAGGGAAGTAAAAAAGAGTTACAAGTGGTGAAAATCAGGAAACCACCTAAGGAAGTAGTAGTAGTAAGAAGTTGTGGGGTTGGGAATAGTAAATCATTAAGTGATGCACAAGTAGAGTTGAATAATTTTTTGTTAACAAATAGTGCAAAATTAGTGGCTGCTGATATGCCCCCTTTTATTCAGATCCATGCTGTTGGTTTTGCTAGAAAGATCAAAGATAGTCTTGAAAAATTCAGTTCTAAGAATCTTGCTTTATCCCTCAAAAAG GAATTTGATGGAGTATATGGACCAGCTTGGCATTGTATTGTAGGGAGCAGCTTTGGATCATTTGTAACACATTCAGTAGGAGGATTTCTGTATTTTTCATTGGATCAAAAGCTGTTTATCCTCTTGTTTAAGACAAATGTACAAAGGGCAGATTAA
- the LOC141653168 gene encoding pentatricopeptide repeat-containing protein At5g39710 has product MIKNGDVIANEVAEKAMTYLRRHPQQLSSLLPKFSSEAGCMLLLKSQSDASLTLKFINWARSHPFFDARCKVYALHILTRFHLFKTALPLAQDLAVQSHHHDPSGQLVFQHLHSSYQLFHPASTSTSTSSSVIDLMVKSYSSLQFIDKALLTLRLAIHHGFMPGILSYNSLLHAITLRTPTPFQLLLAQSLYHDMTTRLAISPNVFTFNILIRAFCASGDLRRALGFFSHMRRIGCLPNLVSCNTLLNALFRLGRPDDTINLFRFIKSNCLQPNLITYNTLINGLCREGSINQATEVLDDMTHHGLQPDEVTFNTLVHAHCKLGNFHQALVLHSQMMTSGLSPDVITYTSLINNMCKDGNLSRAMDFLDQMRTRGLRPNEVTYTTLIDGFSQQGLLNEAYRLLKEMTDSGFSPSLVTYNALIKGHCVMGKMEEAMHLIQDMTERGLVPDVVSYSTIISGFCRSLELDRAFQMKQEMVARGISPDVITYSSLIKGLCQQNKVTDACGLFEEMLRLALPPDEVTYTTLINAYCQQGNIRQAFHLHDEMIQNGLLPDVVTYSVLINGLNKQSRTKEAKRLLFKMFYEDSVPAGVTYDTLIESCGNSEFSNAAALLKGFCVKGLMNEADRVFESLLQRGQKATEAVYNVLVHGHSKWGNTSKAYDLYKEMVHSGFIPHTVTILALIKSLSKEEMNMELGDVLENVLRSCKLTDAELAKVLVEVNHKAGNMEEVLNILSDMASSGLLPSSGTGAGYAQ; this is encoded by the coding sequence ATGATAAAAAATGGAGATGTTATTGCGAATGAGGTGGCAGAGAAAGCGATGACATACCTCCGTCGACATCCACAGCAACTGTCGTCATTGCTTCCAAAATTTAGCTCAGAGGCAGGTTGTATGTTGCTGCTCAAATCCCAGTCTGACGCCTCCCTAACGCTCAAGTTCATCAACTGGGCTCGTAGTCACCCCTTTTTTGACGCTCGCTGTAAAGTATATGCCCTTCACATCCTTACTCGTTTCCACCTTTTCAAGACTGCCCTTCCCCTTGCCCAAGACCTCGCCGTCCAATCCCACCACCACGACCCTTCTGGCCAACTTGTCTTCCAACATCTCCACTCTTCCTACCAATTGTTCCACCCCGCCTCCACCTCCACTTCCACGTCCTCCTCTGTAATTGATCTCATGGTTAAATCCTATTCTTCTCTTCAGTTCATTGATAAGGCTCTTCTTACCCTTCGCCTAGCTATCCACCATGGCTTTATGCCTGGTATTCTTTCTTATAACTCCCTTCTTCATGCCATTACCTTGCGCACACCCACTCCTTTTCAGTTGCTTCTAGCTCAGAGCTTGTACCATGACATGACTACTCGCCTTGCCATTTCACCCAATGTCTTTACTTTCAACATTTTGATTCGTGCTTTTTGCGCTTCTGGGGATTTGCGCAGGGCTTTAGGGTTCTTCTCTCATATGCGCAGAATTGGCTGTCTCCCTAATCTCGTTTCCTGTAATACCCTCCTAAATGCCTTGTTTCGATTAGGTCGCCCTGACGACACCATTAATCTGTTTCGTTTCATCAAGTCCAACTGTCTACAACCCAACTTGATCACCTACAACACTCTGATTAACGGCCTTTGTCGAGAAGGCAGCATCAACCAAGCCACTGAGGTGCTTGACGATATGACCCACCATGGTCTTCAACCTGATGAAGTCACATTTAATACCCTTGTTCATGCTCACTGTAAGCTAGGTAACTTCCACCAGGCCCTTGTTCTGCATTCTCAGATGATGACTAGCGGCCTGTCTCCTGATGTCATTACTTACACATCTTTGATCAACAACATGTGCAAGGACGGCAATTTGAGTCGTGCCATGGATTTCTTAGATCAGATGCGCACCAGAGGGCTTCGTCCCAATGAAGTTACATATACGACCTTGATTGATGGCTTTTCCCAGCAGGGTTTGCTTAATGAAGCCTATCGTTTATTGAAGGAAATGACAGACAGTGGGTTTTCACCTTCTCTAGTGACTTACAATGCCCTTATCAAGGGGCATTGTGTGATGGGGAAGATGGAGGAGGCTATGCACTTGATTCAAGATATGACTGAGAGAGGGTTGGTTCCGGATGTTGTGAGTTATAGTACCATTATATCCGGGTTCTGTAGGAGTCTCGAGCTAGACAGGGCATTCCAGATGAAGCAAGAGATGGTTGCAAGAGGTATTTCGCCAGATGTTATTACCTATTCGTCTCTCATAAAGGGACTATGTCAGCAAAACAAGGTTACCGATGCCTGTGGTCTTTTTGAAGAGATGTTACGTCTAGCTTTGCCACCCGATGAAGTCACTTACACAACACTAATAAATGCCTACTGTCAGCAAGGTAATATCAGACAAGCTTTTCATCTGCATGATGAAATGATCCAAAATGGTCTCCTTCCCGATGTTGTCACGTACAGTGTACTTATAAACGGGCTTAATAAACAATCCCGTACCAAGGAAGCAAAGAGGCTACTGTTCAAGATGTTCTATGAGGATTCTGTCCCTGCTGGTGTCACCTACGACACACTGATAGAAAGCTGTGGAAACAGTGAATTTAGCAACGCAGCGGCCCTTCTGAAAGGTTTCTGCGTGAAGGGTTTGATGAATGAAGCAGATAGAGTCTTTGAATCTTTGCTGCAGAGAGGCCAAAAGGCTACTGAAGCCGTGTACAATGTGCTTGTACATGGTCATTCCAAGTGGGGGAATACATCCAAGGCATATGATCTGTATAAGGAGATGGTGCATTCTGGTTTCATTCCCCATACCGTAACCATCCTTGCATTGATTAAATCACTGTCTAAAGAAGAGATGAACATGGAGCTTGGAGATGTTCTGGAAAATGTGTTGAGAAGCTGTAAACTTACTGATGCGGAGCTTGCTAAAGTCCTTGTTGAGGTTAACCATAAAGCAGGAAACATGGAGGAGGTGCTTAATATTCTCAGTGATATGGCTAGTAGTGGCTTACTTCCAAGCAGTGGGACCGGTGCTGGTTATGCGCAATGA